A window of the Pseudomonas furukawaii genome harbors these coding sequences:
- the pbpC gene encoding peptidoglycan glycosyltransferase PbpC (penicillin-binding protein 1C), whose translation MRARNPINLRRPWLAIPLALLVLLWAADRLFPLPLPEDDLARVVLAEDGTPLWRFADAEGVWRYPIRQEEVSPFYLQALLTYEDRWFYRHPGVNPLALARAAWLNLSGGRVLSGGSTLSMQVARLLDPHPRTLTGKLRQLWRTAQLEWHLSKDEILALYLNRAPFGGTLQGVAAASWAYLGKPPSQLTRAEAALLAVLPQAPSRLRPDRHPGRAQAARDKVLRRLARFGVWPEGAVTEAIEEPVLLAPRQEPSLAPLLARRLNRPGSPPLIRTTLDAALQRRLEDLLMGWRARLPERTSAAILVVEHESMAVRAYLGSVDIADEKRFGHVDMVQSLRSPGSTLKPFLYGMALDAGLIHSESLLQDVPRRYGDYRPGNFAAGFIGPVSASEALGMSLNLPAVQLLEAYGPKRFAGELRNVGVPLALPAAAEPNLALILGGAGSRLEELVSGYSAFARAGRVARLRLQPGDALQERRLLSPGAAWIVRRILSGQARPDRDPLARLTQRPVLAWKTGTSYGFRDAWAIGVGPRHLIGVWIGRPDGTPVPGQFGLASAAPLLLQVHDLLVNRDAQRGLAPPADPQPVEVGVAAICWPLGQPMARDDPNCRRQRFAWTLEGTTPPTLMAADQPLGLGLRQRLWTNAQGQQVASDCPGATARELVLWPAPLDPWLPRRERRSARLPALSPSCPPRLPPPAAPLSIVGVREGDLVRRPSASTEPLRLTLSALGGSGRRWWFLDGVPLLSTAPDERFEQALRRSGRHQLSVLDEGGETARLEFSVSD comes from the coding sequence ATGCGTGCCCGTAATCCCATCAACCTACGCCGCCCCTGGCTCGCCATCCCGCTGGCCCTGCTGGTCCTGCTCTGGGCCGCCGACCGGCTGTTCCCGCTGCCGCTGCCCGAGGACGACCTGGCGCGGGTGGTGCTGGCGGAGGATGGCACGCCCCTCTGGCGCTTCGCCGATGCCGAGGGCGTGTGGCGCTACCCGATTCGCCAGGAGGAGGTTTCGCCCTTCTACCTGCAAGCCCTGCTGACCTACGAGGACCGCTGGTTCTACCGGCATCCCGGGGTGAACCCCCTGGCGCTGGCGCGTGCCGCCTGGCTCAACCTCAGCGGCGGCCGCGTGCTCTCCGGCGGCAGCACCCTGTCGATGCAGGTCGCGCGCCTGCTGGACCCGCATCCCCGGACCCTGACCGGCAAGCTGCGCCAGCTCTGGCGCACGGCGCAGCTGGAATGGCACCTGTCCAAGGACGAGATCCTCGCCCTCTACCTCAACCGCGCACCCTTTGGCGGCACCCTGCAGGGCGTGGCGGCGGCGAGCTGGGCCTACCTCGGAAAACCACCCTCGCAACTGACCCGCGCCGAGGCCGCGTTGCTCGCGGTGCTGCCCCAGGCCCCCAGCCGGCTGCGCCCCGACCGCCACCCGGGGCGGGCGCAAGCGGCAAGGGACAAGGTGCTGCGGCGCCTGGCGCGGTTCGGCGTCTGGCCCGAAGGCGCGGTGACCGAGGCCATCGAGGAGCCGGTGCTGCTGGCGCCCCGCCAGGAGCCGAGCCTGGCGCCACTGCTGGCCCGTCGCCTGAACCGGCCCGGCAGCCCGCCGCTGATTCGCACCACCCTGGACGCCGCCTTGCAACGGCGCCTGGAAGACCTGCTGATGGGCTGGCGGGCGCGACTGCCGGAGCGCACCTCGGCCGCGATCCTGGTGGTGGAGCACGAGAGCATGGCGGTGCGGGCCTACCTGGGCTCCGTCGATATCGCCGACGAGAAGCGCTTCGGCCATGTGGATATGGTGCAATCCCTGCGCTCGCCGGGTTCCACCCTGAAGCCCTTCCTCTACGGCATGGCCCTGGACGCCGGCCTGATCCACTCCGAATCCCTGCTGCAGGATGTGCCCCGGCGCTACGGCGATTACCGGCCCGGCAACTTCGCCGCCGGCTTCATCGGCCCGGTGTCCGCCAGCGAGGCCCTGGGCATGTCCCTCAACCTGCCGGCGGTGCAGCTGCTGGAGGCCTATGGGCCCAAGCGATTCGCCGGCGAGCTGCGCAACGTCGGCGTGCCCCTGGCGCTGCCGGCGGCGGCCGAGCCGAACCTGGCGCTGATCCTCGGTGGCGCCGGCAGCCGGCTGGAGGAGCTGGTCAGCGGCTACAGCGCCTTCGCCCGTGCCGGTCGGGTCGCCCGGCTGCGGCTGCAACCCGGCGATGCGCTGCAGGAACGTCGCCTCCTGTCACCGGGCGCGGCCTGGATCGTCCGCCGCATCCTTTCCGGCCAGGCGCGTCCGGACCGCGACCCCCTCGCCCGGTTGACCCAGCGTCCGGTGCTGGCCTGGAAGACCGGCACCAGCTATGGCTTCCGCGACGCCTGGGCCATCGGCGTCGGGCCGCGCCACCTGATCGGTGTGTGGATCGGCCGTCCCGACGGCACGCCCGTGCCCGGCCAGTTCGGCCTGGCCTCGGCGGCGCCGCTGTTGCTGCAGGTCCACGACCTCCTGGTGAACCGCGACGCCCAGCGCGGTCTCGCGCCTCCGGCCGACCCGCAGCCGGTCGAGGTGGGAGTAGCCGCCATCTGCTGGCCCCTGGGCCAACCCATGGCGCGGGACGACCCCAACTGTCGCCGCCAGCGCTTCGCCTGGACCCTGGAGGGCACCACGCCGCCCACCCTCATGGCGGCCGACCAGCCCCTGGGGCTCGGTCTGCGCCAGCGCCTCTGGACGAACGCCCAAGGCCAGCAGGTGGCCTCGGACTGCCCGGGCGCCACGGCCCGGGAGCTGGTGCTCTGGCCGGCCCCGCTGGACCCCTGGCTGCCCCGGCGTGAGCGCCGCAGCGCGCGCCTGCCCGCCCTCTCGCCGAGCTGCCCTCCACGGTTGCCGCCGCCTGCCGCGCCGCTGTCCATCGTCGGTGTCCGGGAGGGGGACCTGGTGCGCCGGCCATCGGCCAGCACCGAGCCCCTTCGCCTGACGCTGTCGGCCCTGGGGGGCAGCGGTCGGCGCTGGTGGTTCCTCGATGGGGTGCCGCTGCTCTCGACGGCACCGGACGAGCGCTTCGAGCAGGCGTTGCGGCGAAGCGGCCGGCACCAGCTGAGCGTGCTGGACGAGGGCGGAGAAACCGCTCGTCTGGAGTTCAGCGTCTCCGACTGA
- a CDS encoding REP-associated tyrosine transposase, translated as MVRFHPELRQALKSAMAREPFGLPAIVVLPDHLHRLMAPPPGDSGFSSRVRRLKSAFVSSLRGQLEAGVAFNDRGEANLWQRRFWEHMIRDERDYAAHVDYIHFNPVKHGLVAKVSDWPLSSFHRFVERGELPVDWAGGAASDVKGAGE; from the coding sequence ATGGTCCGATTCCACCCGGAGCTCAGGCAGGCCCTGAAGTCGGCCATGGCCCGAGAACCCTTTGGATTGCCGGCAATCGTGGTGCTGCCCGACCACCTGCATAGGCTGATGGCGCCGCCGCCCGGTGATAGCGGGTTCTCGTCGCGGGTGCGTCGGTTGAAGTCCGCATTCGTCTCATCGCTCCGTGGCCAGTTGGAGGCAGGTGTGGCATTCAACGACAGGGGGGAGGCGAACCTGTGGCAGCGGCGGTTCTGGGAACACATGATTCGAGACGAACGCGACTACGCAGCCCATGTCGACTACATCCATTTCAATCCCGTCAAACATGGCCTGGTGGCGAAGGTGAGTGACTGGCCGCTGTCCAGCTTTCATCGATTCGTCGAGCGGGGCGAGTTGCCGGTCGATTGGGCGGGCGGTGCGGCGTCCGATGTGAAAGGAGCGGGAGAGTGA